A genomic window from Prunus persica cultivar Lovell chromosome G2, Prunus_persica_NCBIv2, whole genome shotgun sequence includes:
- the LOC18787516 gene encoding DUF724 domain-containing protein 2 isoform X2 — translation MVVKRSQAHLSKDSKVEVCSNEDGYQGAWFPAIFLDPQPSDGTPKKKRKSLGNSSKALVQYETLVSDDDPNKPLTELVDVCSIRPVPPPDNPDQPFEPANVVDAFYQEAWWVGVVIRFEDDKYTVGFKNPPDLLELRRSELRPHWDFLDGVWVRARKERMVGSFFSPGTAVEVNLYKEHLFCAWFPAIYLGELGANNFLLQYKSSNNCDVKAVVGGKQIRPQPPKLAERDFNLMEKVDAFFDMGWWVGEIIKVLTGKKYMVCLKLTEEVKQYSQSELRRHMYWTDGRWVTMINGKRVTMINRNWVTMINGNWVPYFKEGHFSRDYEVRSKRACESSRSSELAAALECTGATKDNNEEKTPCLRISWKNQSEDLSPCIDKSPYGKTKKKIKINQKPNDDATILGLSKKLIWGHSEDSLSFAQLFRRSKEAPVRDGVKTKQQQVGGLDNQAIVSLKRKVKKGSEIRKADEEDVDDEYGVDSIESSGTESKLTGGSHADASCLLPMEEVEWNEDVASSELHVIKRLEWTGEKHNGTGVVAQVELTKTQVANDNGSEEAMRETETVDSAMDYLTKEVQVTVTGVSATASAHDQPLSLYVDEMHSIKAKECSSNPAGTAKQQESPHSPFVSCSPFWKSIESMEVFKRFPQRPHFLPLMKCKAVCREGSALGNMITFASLVEKTSKLQVGDPIDLFDSNLEALVDLEMLGFDVTAVRHRLKELIEMKVKLGQLENQSKEVDIQITECTFDRTRNNETISRIDKEIKDLKEKRGTLMSIDVAKGSEISKLQSEANAITEGIQSIHRDFEKLAAAAW, via the exons TCCTTGACCCACAACCCTCAGATGGCAcaccaaagaagaaaaggaagagcCTTGGCAACTCAAGCAAGGCTCTGGTGCAGTACGAGACTCTGGTCTCCGACGATGACCCAAACAAGCCACTCACTGAGCTCGTTGACGTGTGCTCCATCCGGCCAGTGCCTCCTCCTGACAATCCTGACCAGCCCTTCGAGCCCGCAAACGTCGTAGACGCCTTTTACCAAGAAGCTTGGTGGGTGGGGGTTGTGATAAGGTTTGAGGATGACAAGTATACGGTTGGTTTCAAAAACCCACCCGATCTGCTTGAGTTAAGGCGCTCTGAGCTGCGGCCTCATTGGGATTTTCTGGACGGCGTATGGGTTCGAGCCCGGAAGGAG AGGATGGTGGGATCATTTTTCAGCCCTGGGACAGCAGTGGAAGTGAATCTCTACAAAGAACATCTATTCTGTGCTTGGTTCCCAGCAATTTATCTTGGTGAACTAGGGGCCAACAATTTCTTGCTTCAATATAAGAGCTCAAACAACTGTGATGTTAAAGCGGTCGTAGGTGGCAAACAGATTCGGCCTCAGCCTCCAAAGTTGGCTGAAAGAGATTTTAACTTGATGGAAAAGGTGGATGCATTCTTTGATATGGGTTGGTGGGTCGGAGAGATTATAAAAGTTCTTACAGGAAAGAAGTATATGGTCTGTTTAAAATTGACAGAGGAGGTGAAGCAATACAGTCAGTCAGAATTGAGGCGTCACATGTACTGGACTGATGGAAGATGGGTTACTATGATCAATGGAAAACGGGTTACTATGATCAATAGAAACTGGGTTACTATGATCAATGGAAACTGGGTTCCTTACTTTAAG GAAGGTCACTTTAGCAGGGATTATGAAGTACGATCAAAGCGTGCATGCGAGAGTTCCAGGAGTTCTGAGTTAGCTGCAGCACTTGAATGTACAGGTGCTACCAAGGAtaataatgaagaaaaaacacCTTGTTTGAGGATTTCGTGGAAGAATCAGTCGGAGGACTTGAGTCCTTGCATTGATAAATCACCTTATGGaaagaccaaaaagaaaattaaaattaatcagAAACCTAACGATGATGCAACCATTTTAGGTCTTTCCAAGAAGTTAATATGGGGACATTCAGAAGACTCCTTATCTTTTGCACAATTATTTCGAAGGAGCAAAGAAGCCCCAGTTAGAGATGGTGTG AAGACTAAGCAACAGCAGGTTGGAGGACTGGACAATCAAGCAATAGTTTCTCTTAAACGAAAAG TCAAGAAGGGCAGTGAAATAAGAAAGgctgatgaagaagatgttgATGATGAGTATGGAGTAGACAGCATTGAATCTTCTGGTACAGAGTCTAAACTAACAGGGGGATCTCATGCTGACGCATCATGTCTGCTCCCCATGGAG GAGGTTGAATGGAATGAAGATGTAGCGAGCAGTGAATTGCATGTGATAAAAAGGTTGGAGTGGACAG GTGAGAAGCACAATGGAACTGGAGTTGTTGCTCAAGTTGAATTGACTAAGACTCAAGTTGCGAATGATAATG GTTCTGAAGAAGCGATGAGAGAGACGGAAACTGTGGATTCCGCAATGGATTACTTGACAAAAGAAGTTCAGGTGACTGTGACTGGAGTATCTGCAACAGCATCTGCCCATGATCAACCTTTATCACTGTATGTAGATGAAATGCATTCTATAAAAGCCAAAGAGTGCTCAA GTAACCCTGCTGGGACTGCCAAGCAACAAGAGAGTCCACATTCGCCTTTTGTGAGTTGTTCTCCATTTTGGAAAAGTATTGAATCCATGGAAGTATTCAAAAGATTTCCGCAAAGGCCACATTTTCTTCCTCTGATGAAGTGTAAAGCGGTTTGTCGCGAAGGATCCGCTCTTGGAAATATGATAACCTTTGCCTCTTTGGTGGAGAAGACTTCCAAGTTGCAAGTTGGCGATCCTATAGACTTATTTGATAGCAATTTGGAGGCACTGGTTGACTTGGAAATGTTGGGATTTGATGTCACGGCAGTACGGCATCGACTGAAGGAATTGATTGAAATGAAAGTTAAGTTGGGTCAGCTTGAGAACCAATCAAAAGAAGTTGACATTCAGATCACGGAGTGTACTTTTGACAGAACCAGAAACAATGAAACAATCAGTCGGATTGATAAGGAGATCAAGGACTTGAAGGAAAAACGGGGGACCCTGATGTCAATCGATGTGGCCAAAGGTTCTGAAATTAGCAAGCTGCAATCAGAAGCAAATGCTATAACTGAAGGCATTCAGAGCATCCATCGTGATTTTGAGAAATTAGCTGCTGCGGCATGGTGA
- the LOC18787516 gene encoding DUF724 domain-containing protein 3 isoform X1: MVVKRSQAHLSKDSKVEVCSNEDGYQGAWFPAIFLDPQPSDGTPKKKRKSLGNSSKALVQYETLVSDDDPNKPLTELVDVCSIRPVPPPDNPDQPFEPANVVDAFYQEAWWVGVVIRFEDDKYTVGFKNPPDLLELRRSELRPHWDFLDGVWVRARKERMVGSFFSPGTAVEVNLYKEHLFCAWFPAIYLGELGANNFLLQYKSSNNCDVKAVVGGKQIRPQPPKLAERDFNLMEKVDAFFDMGWWVGEIIKVLTGKKYMVCLKLTEEVKQYSQSELRRHMYWTDGRWVTMINGKRVTMINRNWVTMINGNWVPYFKFQEGHFSRDYEVRSKRACESSRSSELAAALECTGATKDNNEEKTPCLRISWKNQSEDLSPCIDKSPYGKTKKKIKINQKPNDDATILGLSKKLIWGHSEDSLSFAQLFRRSKEAPVRDGVKTKQQQVGGLDNQAIVSLKRKVKKGSEIRKADEEDVDDEYGVDSIESSGTESKLTGGSHADASCLLPMEEVEWNEDVASSELHVIKRLEWTGEKHNGTGVVAQVELTKTQVANDNGSEEAMRETETVDSAMDYLTKEVQVTVTGVSATASAHDQPLSLYVDEMHSIKAKECSSNPAGTAKQQESPHSPFVSCSPFWKSIESMEVFKRFPQRPHFLPLMKCKAVCREGSALGNMITFASLVEKTSKLQVGDPIDLFDSNLEALVDLEMLGFDVTAVRHRLKELIEMKVKLGQLENQSKEVDIQITECTFDRTRNNETISRIDKEIKDLKEKRGTLMSIDVAKGSEISKLQSEANAITEGIQSIHRDFEKLAAAAW, from the exons TCCTTGACCCACAACCCTCAGATGGCAcaccaaagaagaaaaggaagagcCTTGGCAACTCAAGCAAGGCTCTGGTGCAGTACGAGACTCTGGTCTCCGACGATGACCCAAACAAGCCACTCACTGAGCTCGTTGACGTGTGCTCCATCCGGCCAGTGCCTCCTCCTGACAATCCTGACCAGCCCTTCGAGCCCGCAAACGTCGTAGACGCCTTTTACCAAGAAGCTTGGTGGGTGGGGGTTGTGATAAGGTTTGAGGATGACAAGTATACGGTTGGTTTCAAAAACCCACCCGATCTGCTTGAGTTAAGGCGCTCTGAGCTGCGGCCTCATTGGGATTTTCTGGACGGCGTATGGGTTCGAGCCCGGAAGGAG AGGATGGTGGGATCATTTTTCAGCCCTGGGACAGCAGTGGAAGTGAATCTCTACAAAGAACATCTATTCTGTGCTTGGTTCCCAGCAATTTATCTTGGTGAACTAGGGGCCAACAATTTCTTGCTTCAATATAAGAGCTCAAACAACTGTGATGTTAAAGCGGTCGTAGGTGGCAAACAGATTCGGCCTCAGCCTCCAAAGTTGGCTGAAAGAGATTTTAACTTGATGGAAAAGGTGGATGCATTCTTTGATATGGGTTGGTGGGTCGGAGAGATTATAAAAGTTCTTACAGGAAAGAAGTATATGGTCTGTTTAAAATTGACAGAGGAGGTGAAGCAATACAGTCAGTCAGAATTGAGGCGTCACATGTACTGGACTGATGGAAGATGGGTTACTATGATCAATGGAAAACGGGTTACTATGATCAATAGAAACTGGGTTACTATGATCAATGGAAACTGGGTTCCTTACTTTAAG TTTCAGGAAGGTCACTTTAGCAGGGATTATGAAGTACGATCAAAGCGTGCATGCGAGAGTTCCAGGAGTTCTGAGTTAGCTGCAGCACTTGAATGTACAGGTGCTACCAAGGAtaataatgaagaaaaaacacCTTGTTTGAGGATTTCGTGGAAGAATCAGTCGGAGGACTTGAGTCCTTGCATTGATAAATCACCTTATGGaaagaccaaaaagaaaattaaaattaatcagAAACCTAACGATGATGCAACCATTTTAGGTCTTTCCAAGAAGTTAATATGGGGACATTCAGAAGACTCCTTATCTTTTGCACAATTATTTCGAAGGAGCAAAGAAGCCCCAGTTAGAGATGGTGTG AAGACTAAGCAACAGCAGGTTGGAGGACTGGACAATCAAGCAATAGTTTCTCTTAAACGAAAAG TCAAGAAGGGCAGTGAAATAAGAAAGgctgatgaagaagatgttgATGATGAGTATGGAGTAGACAGCATTGAATCTTCTGGTACAGAGTCTAAACTAACAGGGGGATCTCATGCTGACGCATCATGTCTGCTCCCCATGGAG GAGGTTGAATGGAATGAAGATGTAGCGAGCAGTGAATTGCATGTGATAAAAAGGTTGGAGTGGACAG GTGAGAAGCACAATGGAACTGGAGTTGTTGCTCAAGTTGAATTGACTAAGACTCAAGTTGCGAATGATAATG GTTCTGAAGAAGCGATGAGAGAGACGGAAACTGTGGATTCCGCAATGGATTACTTGACAAAAGAAGTTCAGGTGACTGTGACTGGAGTATCTGCAACAGCATCTGCCCATGATCAACCTTTATCACTGTATGTAGATGAAATGCATTCTATAAAAGCCAAAGAGTGCTCAA GTAACCCTGCTGGGACTGCCAAGCAACAAGAGAGTCCACATTCGCCTTTTGTGAGTTGTTCTCCATTTTGGAAAAGTATTGAATCCATGGAAGTATTCAAAAGATTTCCGCAAAGGCCACATTTTCTTCCTCTGATGAAGTGTAAAGCGGTTTGTCGCGAAGGATCCGCTCTTGGAAATATGATAACCTTTGCCTCTTTGGTGGAGAAGACTTCCAAGTTGCAAGTTGGCGATCCTATAGACTTATTTGATAGCAATTTGGAGGCACTGGTTGACTTGGAAATGTTGGGATTTGATGTCACGGCAGTACGGCATCGACTGAAGGAATTGATTGAAATGAAAGTTAAGTTGGGTCAGCTTGAGAACCAATCAAAAGAAGTTGACATTCAGATCACGGAGTGTACTTTTGACAGAACCAGAAACAATGAAACAATCAGTCGGATTGATAAGGAGATCAAGGACTTGAAGGAAAAACGGGGGACCCTGATGTCAATCGATGTGGCCAAAGGTTCTGAAATTAGCAAGCTGCAATCAGAAGCAAATGCTATAACTGAAGGCATTCAGAGCATCCATCGTGATTTTGAGAAATTAGCTGCTGCGGCATGGTGA